A stretch of DNA from Dokdonia sp. PRO95:
TTAATCAAATAATCTCAATAACCTTATAACCATAGGGCAGTTGGTCATACCTTCTGCCCTATTTTTATGGATTTGATGTACGCTTTCGCGAAAGCGGTATTCCCTCCACACCAAGTAGTACTCCACAAGTTTAAGTTTTAAAATTATGAATCTTAAAGACGGTGTAAAATCATCAGATAATAAAGTATCCTCAGAAGCAATGGCACTTAGTCTGTTTGTAAAAGACACCACAAAATCACTTACAGACCGTTTAGAATCTTACGAAGACATTATCAACTTAGAAGTAGGTGATACAGGTCTAACAAGAGCAAAATCTCTTGAACGTGAGTTTGACATTAGACAGTTATACATCAAATACGAAGGTGATAACCCTACGGGAACACAAAAAGATAGAATTGCCTTTGCACAAGTATATGATGCCCTGCGTAGAGATTTTCATACCATGTCACTCGCTACTTGCGGTAACTACGGTGTCGCAGTTGCACTTGCTGCAAAGTTAGGCGGAATTGCTTGTAACATATACATTCCAGAGTCCTATCACACAGATCGTGTTGTAGAGATGGAACGTCTGGGAGCTACAATTTTTAGACTAGAAGGTAGTTATGAGGATGTAGTCACTGCTAGTAGTAAACTAGCACAAGAACATGAATGGTATGATGCAAATCCTGGAGGTGCAAATACACCGCTACAGATATCTGCATACTCACAAATTGCAGTAGAGATTGTAGATGAATTAGGTGACGCGCCACAGTATTGCGCTGCACCGGTTTCTAATGGGACATTATTTGCTGGGATTTATAGAGGCTTTGTGAGTTTATATAAACGAGGCAAAACCTCTCGCATTCCTAAAATGATTGCAGCTTCTTCTACAGGTAAAAATCCTATTATTCAATCTCATAAAGAAGGTCTAGACCACTGTCGTGATCTTGATCCAGATAAGATTAAAGAAACTAAGTACAATGAGCCACTTATAAACTGGCACAGCTTTGATGGAGAGGAAGCTCTGTATGCTATCCAGCAATCTGATGGAAAAGCATTTAACATTAGTGATAAAAAAATGCGAGAGATGAGTACGCTCCTACTTAAAAAAGAGGGACTACGCATTCTTCCTGCATCAACTGCTGGTCTTATTGCACTCTTAGAACATGATGAAAAGGAGAATCTCGCTCCAGATCGTTTTGTAGCAGTACTTACTGCTAAAAATTAACTATCACCAGCAGTCGCTGGATATAACTTTAACACATACCTGTTTAGTCAGGACACATATATGAAAAAATCAATAGACGGAAATGCGCTTGTATACTGTCAAGGCGCTTTTAATACTGCAAATGGAAAAACAGCTCACGGCTTAGTGCGCTTTACAGAACGTTATAATGTAGTAGGTGTTATAGACAGCACGTACGCAGGTAAAGATGCTGGCGAAGTGCTGGACGGGAAACCAAATGGAATACGAATTTTTGAAAACATCGAGACTGCTATTAAAGCGTTACAAGGTGAAAAAGAGTTTCCAAAATCACTTGTTATCGGTCTTGCACCAGATGGTGGGCGTCTTCCTAAGGAGGCAAGAGAAACTATTGCAACAGCGATTAAACAGGGCTGGAATGTTGATAGTGGTTTACATGATTTCCTTACTAATGATGAGCATCTTGTAGCGCTAAGTAAGGAGCACAACATTCAAATACGTGACGTACGTAAAACTCCGGACCGCGATACCTTGCACTTTTTCTCTGGCGAAATAGAAAAAGTGAATTGTCTTAAGATTGCTGTTTTAGGTACAGATAGCGCTATTGGTAAACGCACAACCTCATGGTTAATCGTACACGGACTGCG
This window harbors:
- a CDS encoding pyridoxal-phosphate dependent enzyme, with the translated sequence MNLKDGVKSSDNKVSSEAMALSLFVKDTTKSLTDRLESYEDIINLEVGDTGLTRAKSLEREFDIRQLYIKYEGDNPTGTQKDRIAFAQVYDALRRDFHTMSLATCGNYGVAVALAAKLGGIACNIYIPESYHTDRVVEMERLGATIFRLEGSYEDVVTASSKLAQEHEWYDANPGGANTPLQISAYSQIAVEIVDELGDAPQYCAAPVSNGTLFAGIYRGFVSLYKRGKTSRIPKMIAASSTGKNPIIQSHKEGLDHCRDLDPDKIKETKYNEPLINWHSFDGEEALYAIQQSDGKAFNISDKKMREMSTLLLKKEGLRILPASTAGLIALLEHDEKENLAPDRFVAVLTAKN
- a CDS encoding DUF1611 domain-containing protein, with the protein product MKKSIDGNALVYCQGAFNTANGKTAHGLVRFTERYNVVGVIDSTYAGKDAGEVLDGKPNGIRIFENIETAIKALQGEKEFPKSLVIGLAPDGGRLPKEARETIATAIKQGWNVDSGLHDFLTNDEHLVALSKEHNIQIRDVRKTPDRDTLHFFSGEIEKVNCLKIAVLGTDSAIGKRTTSWLIVHGLRNGGKKAEMIGTGQTAWMQGAKYSMVMDSCINDFVSGEIEHAVVSAYNNEQPDVIVIEGQGSLMNPAYPGGFEILAAGRPDYVILQHAPKRLEYDGFPGYKLHSLQEQVNAIEVISGKKVIAVTVNHENMTPEQIEPACKAITDETGLPAFDVLAHGVQGLIKVLEKHIK